In bacterium, the sequence CTCCGGGTTGGTCAGCACCGAGAGCATCACCGCCGGACGGTTCTTCTTCATTTGGATGGGCGTGAAATACACGTCCAGCGCGCCCTGCTTGAAAAGGTCTTCCATCAAATGCTGGTATACCTGGGGGTTCAGGTCGTCGATGTTGGTTTCCAGCAGCACGATGTTGTGTGGGCATTTGCGGCCGGGCAATAACTCCCCCGCCAGCACCCTTAAAAGATTGGGCTGGGCCAGTTCCCGAGTACCCGCTCCGTTCCCAACCGACTTTAGGACCATTTGGGGCATCGGCCCAAAGCTTTCGGCAAAGTGGGTGATGATGGCCGCCCCGGTGGGGGTCACCAGTTCGCCGGCCAGTTCGTTCTGATAGACCGCCGCTTTCTTCAGCAATTGGGCGGCGGCCGGGGCCGGCACCGGCAGAATGCCGTGCTGGCACTTGACCTGGCCGTGCCCCACGTTCAGGGCCGAGCAGAACATTCTTTTGGCTCCCAGGTCTTCCAGCGCCAGGCAGCTGCCCACGATGTCTATGATGGCGTCCACCGCCCCCACTTCGTGAAAGTGTATCTTGTCGATGGAAGTACGATGAACCTTTGATTCGGCTTCGGCCAGTTTCGTGAATATGGCGATGGAATTCTCTGTGACAAAACCTGACAGCCCGGCCTTTTTGATGATGCCCTCTATGTCCTTTAAATGGCGGCAGGGTTGCGGCCCCTGGACAACTTCCAGATGCAGTCCGCTTAAGCCCTGGCGGGTCACCTTGGCCAGCGCCACCTTCCAGCCCTTGACCGGCAGGCGTTTCAATGAGCTTTCTATTTTCTTCCAACTGGCCCCGGCGTCTATCAGTCCGGCCAGGATCATGTTGCCCGAGGCCCCGGTGGGGCAGTCAAAGTAGATCGTATTCATCAGCTCTTTCCCTTGGAGATCATCCAGGCCAGGTAACCGGCCCCGAACCCGTTGTCTATGTTGACCACTGCCACGCCGGGCGAGCAGCTGTTGAGCATGGCCAAAAGCGCGGTGATCCCCCCAAAACTGGCCCCGTAGCCCACGCTGGTGGGCACGGCTATCACCGGACAGGCCACCAGGCCGCTGACCACGCTGGGCAAAGCCCCTTCCATCCCGGCCACGGCCACTACGGTTTGGGCTTTCTGCAATATCTCCCGCTTGTCTAAAAGTCTATGGATCCCGGCCACGCCCACGTCCCATAAACGGACGACTTTGGCCCCCAGCAGTTCCGCAGTAACGGCAGCTTCTTCGGCCGCCGGGATGTCCGAGGTCCCGGCCGTTACCACCGCGATGTATTCAGCGCTTTTGGAAGCGACCGGCTTGCGGTTGCTTATGATCCGGGCCACGGAATGGTACACCGCGCCGGGGTTCATCTTTTTAACCGCCTTATAATGCTCCGGAGCGGCCCGGGTGGCCATCACCAGCCCGCCTCCCGCCATGGCCTTGAATATTTTGGCGGTCTGTAAGGGAGTTTTCCCCTGACAGAAGATCACCTCCGGCGCCCCCCGGCGCAGCTGCCG encodes:
- the larB gene encoding nickel pincer cofactor biosynthesis protein LarB, yielding MEKDKLKKIIKDIRAGKLTEDRALEALRHLPFRDLGFASIDNHRQLRRGAPEVIFCQGKTPLQTAKIFKAMAGGGLVMATRAAPEHYKAVKKMNPGAVYHSVARIISNRKPVASKSAEYIAVVTAGTSDIPAAEEAAVTAELLGAKVVRLWDVGVAGIHRLLDKREILQKAQTVVAVAGMEGALPSVVSGLVACPVIAVPTSVGYGASFGGITALLAMLNSCSPGVAVVNIDNGFGAGYLAWMISKGKS
- the larC gene encoding nickel pincer cofactor biosynthesis protein LarC, which produces MNTIYFDCPTGASGNMILAGLIDAGASWKKIESSLKRLPVKGWKVALAKVTRQGLSGLHLEVVQGPQPCRHLKDIEGIIKKAGLSGFVTENSIAIFTKLAEAESKVHRTSIDKIHFHEVGAVDAIIDIVGSCLALEDLGAKRMFCSALNVGHGQVKCQHGILPVPAPAAAQLLKKAAVYQNELAGELVTPTGAAIITHFAESFGPMPQMVLKSVGNGAGTRELAQPNLLRVLAGELLPGRKCPHNIVLLETNIDDLNPQVYQHLMEDLFKQGALDVYFTPIQMKKNRPAVMLSVLTNPENEALMLDAIFAETTTLGIRRREMERYTLPRQEIKVKTAHGVVSGKKATLYDGSHKFIPEYEECKQIAQKSGQPLMKIMELARAQFIKDQKK